A region from the Salvelinus fontinalis isolate EN_2023a chromosome 23, ASM2944872v1, whole genome shotgun sequence genome encodes:
- the LOC129820804 gene encoding insulin receptor substrate 2-like, whose product MASPPNTGGGHLLSNANISNTKIKKCGYLKKQKHGHKRFFVLKEPDEGFPARLEYYESEKKWKNKSAAKRVIPLDCCLNINKRADAKHKHLIALYTKDEYFAVAAENEKEQENWYRVLTDLMSEGKVYSDGSASNSASSLVGFDEANYGMITPVTAAYKEVWQVNLKSKGLGQSRNLTGVYRLCLSSRTISFVKLNSDVASVSLQLMNIRRCGHSESFFFIEVGRSAATGPGELWMQADDSVVAQNIHETILEAMKAMKELSEFRPRSKSQSSGTNPISVPTRRHLNNLPPSQTGLQRRSRTDSMATTSPVSKFTSCRIRTASEGEGTMARPMSVNGSPLSPGIQPNLLGRSNTITARPCRTFESSSLQHSKSMSMPLSHSPPTATPSPVSLSSCSESSAPCPSSCSASVSPSDGGFISCDEYGSSPAGLHLTLRSNTPESLREDTPPSREGSSLHGYMVMERQNQNGYRRLPELDKAYRKRTYSLTTPRQHMAPPQVSSASLDDYTLMRAYTSGGQSGRSSHMASQKVTYPEDYGDVQIGSNGHLGYMPMTPGVAPQTGGVKGNAYMPMSPMCVSAPKQIINPRSHPSPAGMGPHTDSPGSVSLEDSGYMRMFCGAKMSVDSSDEKLTNGEYLNMSPVEVSFTPPDYFLTDTTPQPHPHHRQPYSISSLTRSLKAQPQRNGVTDTDQYVVMSLQRQRIEEESNYCPISPVSIGTPPTNTLSSAPSILRASRVTQEGGLVHRGRVSRPTRLALDSLRTLPCMSEHPLPSEPRSPGEYINIDFGNATRYPPVSTMTESSASSLGSVDEPARSSPPLSEYVNINISSCSSKHRDSPSSIGRMEPSPVLLVCPSQPHREDQREREEGEEEEREEGKEEEREEKEERVILEYPLQKHVSPVCPVGAVKDDYTEMTFSPTNPSASLPASLCPSDSTTPLPTSPSSCIQRLTLGGEGIVVVPPVPVESFLLGGPSIPPVNPDRGAKVIRADPQGRRRHSSETFSSTTTVTPVSPSFAHDANMRHSSASVENVSRLVRSSEGSDEEYGNSNSPMCRETSAGYQNGLNYIALNLMEGSLGGCSSLGGCEGLLRFKAACGCKGGMNGFNASPYATMGFKETATAVKD is encoded by the coding sequence ATGGCGAGTCCTCCAAATACTGGGGGAGGACACTTGTTATCCAACGCGAACATTAGTAACACAAAGATTAAGAAATGTGGATACCTCAAGAAGCAGAAGCACGGACACAAGCGCTTCTTCGTTCTGAAGGAGCCGGACGAGGGCTTCCCTGCCCGGCTGGAGTACTACGAGAGCGAGAAAAAATGGAAAAACAAGTCAGCGGCAAAGAGGGTTATACCTCTTGACTGCTGCCTCAATATCAACAAGAGAGCTGATGCCAAACACAAACACCTTATCGCCCTCTATACCAAGGACGAATATTTTGCCGTGGCGGCAGAGAATGAAAAAGAGCAGGAGAATTGGTACCGAGTCTTAACGGATTTAATGAGCGAGGGGAAAGTGTACTCAGATGGCTCCGCATCCAATTCCGCGTCCTCGCTGGTGGGGTTTGATGAGGCGAACTACGGGATGATTACGCCGGTAACTGCCGCGTATAAGGAGGTATGGCAAGTGAACCTGAAATCCAAAGGGCTAGGGCAGAGCCGGAATCTGACCGGGGTGTACAGACTGTGTTTATCCAGCCGGACTATCAGCTTCGTAAAACTCAACTCGGATGTCGCGTCCGTCAGTTTACAGCTGATGAACATTCGGAGATGCGGGCACTCAGAAAGCTTTTTCTTCATCGAGGTCGGCCGGTCAGCAGCCACGGGACCAGGCGAGCTGTGGATGCAGGCTGACGACTCAGTGGTGGCGCAAAACATCCACGAGACTATCTTGGAGGCCATGAAAGCCATGAAGGAGCTGTCAGAGTTTCGGCCGCGCAGCAAGAGCCAGTCTTCAGGCACTAACCCCATCTCCGTGCCCACCCGGCGGCACCTCAACAACCTTCCTCCAAGCCAGACCGGGCTCCAGCGGCGGTCGCGCACTGACAGCATGGCCACAACTTCCCCGGTTAGTAAATTTACCTCCTGCCGGATACGCACTGCCAGCGAGGGAGAAGGCACCATGGCGCGCCCCATGTCTGTGAACGGGAGTCCCCTCAGCCCCGGTATTCAACCGAACCTATTAGGGAGATCAAACACCATTACAGCCCGGCCCTGTCGGACATTTGAATCCTCCTCCCTCCAGCACAGTAAGTCCATGTCCATGCCTCTGTCCCACTCTCCACCCACAGCCACCCCCAGCCCTGTCAGCCTGTCCTCCTGCTCAGAGAGCAGCGCTCCTTGCCCCTCCAGCTGCAGTGCCTCGGTCTCCCCCAGTGATGGGGGCTTCATCTCCTGTGATGAGTATGGCTCCAGCCCTGCAGGCCTGCACCTCACCCTCCGCAGTAACACCCCAGAGTCCCTGAGGGAAGACACACCCCCCTCCCGGGAAGGCAGCAGCCTGCACGGCTAcatggtgatggagagacagaaccAGAACGGTTACCGCCGGTTACCAGAGCTGGACAAGGCATACCGGAAACGCACATACTCCCTCACCACCCCGCGCCAGCACATGGCACCGCCCCAGGTCTCCTCTGCCTCATTGGACGACTACACGCTCATGAGGGCCTACACCAGTGGTGGCCAATCGGGTCGCAGCTCTCACATGGCTTCCCAAAAAGTGACCTATCCCGAGGACTATGGCGATGTCCAGATAGGCTCCAACGGTCACCTAGGCTACATGCCCATGACTCCGGGCGTGGCCCCTCAGACAGGGGGGGTCAAAGGTAATGCTTACATGCCCATGAGCCCCATGTGTGTGTCGGCCCCAAAGCAGATCATCAACCCCCGCTCTCACCCCTCTCCAGCTGGGATGGGTCCCCATACAGATTCCCCTGGCAGTGTGTCTCTGGAGGACAGCGGCTACATGAGGATGTTCTGTGGGGCCAAGATGTCTGTGGACAGCTCAGATGAGAAACTCACCAATGGGGAGTACCTCAACATGTCCCCTGTGGAGGTGTCCTTCACCCCCCCAGACTACTTCCTCACAGACACTACCCCCCAGCCTCACCCTCACCACAGACAGCCTTACTCCATCAGTTCCCTAACCCGCTCTCTCAAAGCTCAGCCCCAGAGGAACGGTGTCACAGACACGGATCAGTACGTGGTGATGAGTCTACAGAGGCAGAGGATAGAAGAGGAGTCCAACTACTGTCCCATCTCACCAGTCTCTATCGGTACGCCCCCCACCAACACCCTCTCCTCAGCCCCCTCGATCCTCAGAGCCAGCAGGGTGACCCAGGAGGGGGGTCTGGTCCACAGGGGGAGGGTGAGTCGGCCTACCCGGCTGGCCCTGGACTCTCTGAGGACACTGCCCTGTATGAGCGAACACCCTCTCCCCTCTGAGCCCAGGAGTCCCGGGGAGTACATCAACATAGACTTTGGCAACGCCACACGATACCCGCCTGTCTCTACCATGACTGAAAGCTCTGCTTCATCGCTGGGCTCGGTGGACGAGCCGGCGAGGAGTTCCCCGCCACTCTCCGAATACGTCAACATCAACATCAGCTCATGCTCTTCCAAACACAGGGATTCCCCTTCTTCAATAGGGCGCATGGAGCCGAGTCCTGTGCTCCTCGTGTGTCCCAGCCAGCCtcacagagaggaccagagggagagagaggagggggaggaggaggagagagaggaggggaaggaggaggagagagaggagaaggaggagagagtcaTACTGGAATATCCTCTCCAAAAGCATGTGAGCCCTGTGTGCCCGGTTGGCGCTGTAAAAGACGACTACACTGAGATGACCTTCAGTCCTACCaacccctctgcctctctccctgcctctctgtgCCCCTCTGACTCCACCACCCCCCTGCCTACCAGCCCCTCGTCCTGCATCCAGAGACTCACCCTGGGGGGAGAGGGCATAGTGGTGGTCCCCCCTGTCCCTGTGGAGTCCTTCCTCCTGGGGGGTCCCTCCATCCCCCCCGTCAACCCAGACAGGGGGGCTAAGGTGATCCGGGCTGACCCCCAGGGTCGCAGGCGCCACAGCTCCGAGACCTTCTCCTCCACAACCACGGTAACGCCAGTGTCTCCATCGTTTGCCCACGATGCCAACATGCGGCACAGCTCGGCATCGGTGGAAAACGTGTCGCGGCTGGTCCGGAGCTCGGAGGGCTCAGACGAGGAGTATGGGAACAGCAACAGCCCCATGTGCCGGGAGACGTCGGCAGGCTACCAAAACGGACTCAACTACATTGCCTTAAACCTGATGGAAGGGAGCCTGGGGGGCTGCAGCAGTCTGGGGGGCTGTGAGGGACTGCTGAGGTTCAAGGCAGCGTGTGGATGCAAGGGGGGCATGAACGGTTTCAACGCCAGCCCCTATGCCACCATGGGCTTCAAGGAGACTGCAACAGCAGTGAAAG